The genomic segment CTTACAGTTTGTCCATCTCTAGGAACCATAAGTAAACCTTTTAGATCAAccagataataatgaattacaatagaCCAGGCaagaagtaataaatgtatgaactatcttttcagcatcactcagtgacaggatgtttctaattttagagctaatgcacagatgaaaaaaagcagtcctacatatttgtttactGCGTCCATTAAAGGACATATCCTAATCAAAAATGATGCCCAGGTTCCTCTCGGTGTTACTGGAGGCTAAAATAGTGCAACCCAGAGTAAGTATCTGGTTGGTCACCATGTTCCTAAGATTATTAGGGACGACTGCAATAAAGCTCAGATTcgtctgaatttagaagcaggaaattagaggtTATCTGCAGCTGTTGTAGTGATCTGAATTGAAACCAGGCCTAGGTGTCTTTAAGACATGCCTGTACTTTTTTCTAGTAGATTTGTATAATGTGTTTTCATGAATAATTAAAGCAGGGTATCATCTGCATTACAATaatgcattaaaataaatgtaagtaGTCATGTAAGAAAGTCTTTTCTAATAATGTTACCTAAGGGACGcctgtataatgtaaacagtaatGGTCCTCACTAACTGTCCATCTATCAGatagatataataataataataataataatggattgcatttgtatagcgcttttcgagaccctcaaagcgctttacaattccactatccATTCAttctcacattcactcactggtggaggcaagctacagttgtagccacagctgccctggggcagactgacagaagcgaggctgccatatcgcgccatcggcccctctggccaacaccagtaggcagtaggtgaagtgtcttgcccaaggacacaacgaccaagccAGACAGAGTAGGGGATCGAACCCCTGAACCACGGTCGCCCCACATGTATGAACTATCTTTTCAGCATCATTCAGTAACAGTTTTACTGAACAGTTTTTTCATTCCACATTTTGTAGTAAAATATTGTGATTAGCAGTGTcgaatgctgcactgaggtctaccagaacaagcacagagatgaatcCACTGTCATaagccataagaagatcattcaCAACCTTCACTAGTGCCGTTTCTGTACCATTAAGATTTTCTGAATCTTGACTGAAACCCTTCAAATAAACAGTTGATCTTCAGATAATCTCCCAATGTTATGACAACTagtctttcaagaatttttgaaattGGAGGAAGGTTAGAAATCGGCATATAATGAGCTAAGATAGCTGGATCGAAAAGAGGCTTTTAGTAGTGATTTAATTACCACCACCTCAAAAGGCTATGGTGGGTAGCCTTTTAATAACGAAAGAGAAAGTGGGCAAATACTGTACACACAAAACCTTTGTATATAAAACAAGcttagttatttttttaattgaagctaaaaaaattaaatacaaataaataaatagaatagaattaaataaatagaaacatCTTGGTTGCAATAAGAGCCACAAATGGCCCAATTAATGTAAGACTTTAGAAATTTAATTTAACGATTGATATTAACTTTTCGGCTTGACTTTTAAATTAAGTCCAGTGTGACCCCACGATGTCTGAGCTTAACACTTAATTTGAACGTGCAGTGTCAAGCTCCTCTCTTTGTAAAACACACTTAActagtcttttgttttttgggggggtatcTAATAAAAGACATGATTGCATGAGACAGTCCTGAAACTGAGTCACTGCTGtaagaataaaacattttttaacattttgacaTTCATTATGCAGATGATTTATATGTGTTGACAACAAAGGTTGCCTAGTTGACTGTttatataaagacaaaaaaaaatgatcaCAGATTTTGTCATTGTTAACAGAATAGTGATGCATCAATATACTGCCAATATGGGCCTCATTGACTGATTTTAAATAAGATATTTAGCTTTGGCCATGAACTCTATTTGTTATGTGTGATAAAGACATGAAAGACTTGACAAGTTAACAAATCATTTTATaataatcagatttttttttctcctggcaAAAGAGGGAATTAATAACGacagcaacagaaaaaaaccctaaaactaaaatatacagaaaatgTAAGTTGCTGTTGGTCCAGAATTTCACAGTCATCACATCCATGTAGCACACTTATAGTGCTGGCTGTTATTGAATCTCTTCCAGCAGGTGAGATGCCATCCAAAAGAGAAGTTGTGGCCCGGCCTGCCTTCTCTCCAGTTCTCTTCATGACTGTGGAGGGTGAGCCGATGAATTTCTTCCTGCGACCTGGTCCCATCAAACGCAAACTCCAGCCGCTCATCTCGGCTGGAGGAGGAATGTTGTGCAACGTCCAGCAACCAGGAGCAATACTGCTGACTGATCCTGAGGACAGAAGTGTCATTCCTGAATCCACTGCGCACTGGTACGTGCTGAACTGAGAATTCATGTTAATATCGGCAGGGGTTTACATTTAAAGaaatttggggggggggggtttcagTCAATaagaagaagataaaaaagaaaacgctTCTTCAGTTTAGTTTGGTGGTGATAAATTTATTCAACCCATTTCTGATTCATATCTTATGAatcccacacacacaacagcagcactggAGCATACCTGGAAGTCTTATTACATATCCCTTGTTTACTTTTCAGGTACGTGTCCACCCAGTATATTTAtgactgtgctgagaagaatgAACAGTTGAATTTAGAGGACTACAGGCTAAATCCTGAAAAGGTCCAAAGACATTCTGCTAGACTCAGCAACAGCAAAAACAGCTCGCCTCAAGTCACAGGAGGTATGACTAAACCCACACTTTCCATGTCTGAAGGATTGTGTTCTAACACGTCTGCACTTTAcagattatattttttattacttGAATTGTTTGAAGTTATAATTAGAAATGTGTGCAAATCTGGTGAATAGTTATATCTGCTTCTGTTTTCTACATTATCTCTACATTCTTTTATAACTAGGCAGAAGTGCCTACACTCCTGAAGAAGATGCTGCCATTTTAAATTATGTCAGCAAGCACAAGACAGGGACTGGGGGAAACCGGCTTTggcaagagatggagaaacagcATGTGACCGGTCACACCTGGCAGTCGATGAAACACCGCTACAAAGCACAACTGGCTAAGAAACAGACAGCCGCTGTGGAGGCGGAAAAGCCAGAAGGCAGTAAGACAGCAGAAGAAAAGACAGAGGTGATTAACTATCTGGATGTTGTCGTTacaattttgttatttttagttgtgttttttgGTCATATGTTAGTCTGTTTCCactattgctttgtttttttacttagaattttcaaagtaaagtttgactttaaatacacagagtaTTTCCACGAcatcataaaattaaaacagcatTTAGTAAAAGTGACAGAGACAGAGTGACAGAAAGACAAAGTGGCTCCGTACTGTATGGCTTACACATTTGcctaatcatcatcatcatcgtttatttatatagcactttaaaaacacacctggtagaccaaagtgctgtacaatacaaatataaatatagtaATACAATAGGAAAAACCAAACATagcaataaaattaataaaaatgtcagttgcCCACAGAGTTAAAAGCCAGGGAATAAAAAGGACTTAAAAACTGGCACTGATGGAGAGGAAGATTATTCCAAAGCGTCAGAGCCGCAATAAAGAACACTCGGTCTCCTCTAATTTTCAGCCGTGACTTGGGGACTGAAagcaacagctgctcagctgactGAAGCGAACGAACGGGGACATGGGGCTTCAACAAATCAGACAAATATTAGACCatttagagatttaaaaaccttacatatgAAAGAGTCCCAGTTTGAtcctgggaggagacacaaatccctttggagTTGTATCAGGAAAGGCAGCCAGTGAAAACATGCAGAGCTACCAACTGTGGCGATCCTTGTGAATGAGGACGCAGCAGAAAGTAGCTTTATTAGCAAAAGAACATGCGCAGAGATGCTAAGTAAAAGTAAGTAAACCGTTTTTAACCAGTATTGTTCCGTTTGAAcaaagtttgttatttttatccaAAATACCAACATATTTACATCACAGCAGTGACAACAGCATCCACTAACATTACAAAACTGAAAGGCAAAATGATATTAGAATCTACATTACGACTGTATAGTAGGACGAGATGTACCAGATAATGAAATTCAGAATTTTTAATCCTTTGGATGATTGTTTAGTCTTACACAGCACCACGTGGATGCAGTCAGAAACATGAATATGAGTAAAGGTGAGACTGAGCTGGGTATCTGTGAACAGGAGAAAGGTCAGCCCCGACAAATTGAGCAGCTCGTTCCAAAATGAGGGAATTCTTCTGTAGCATGTTTGTGGTTTGAATATTGTATATTATAGTATATACTGTATCAGTCCCCAACCTGTTTTGCGctacagaccggtttatgtccaacaaAATTTTCACAGACCAGCCTTTAAGGtctcgcagataaatacaacaaaataaaactggtaccaaaaaaagaagatttattcataacacacaggaaaagacccagggaaaccgagttaacgataaaaacaataaagaataatgataaaaaccctgaaaaccataaatttcacacacaAGCCTAAACTGTaacggcccggtaccaaatgacCAGTCTGTGGCcagggggttggggaccgctgtactatattgttatatttattgttctataTGAGATATTATTGATTGTTTTTTATCCACTTcgattaacataaaatgcaaattCTAGTCCTCGAGCACATCCCATTTGTGAACTTTACAGTGTGTCTACTCCTGGTTTCCACCAAACAGCAGCATGCTTAAACCGTCTTACCTGCGTTTACATTAGAATCCTGTTGTTGATTTTACTTAAACCCccttattgtaaaaaaaaaaaaaagaagaagaagaagaaaaaggaaaaaaaaaatctctcacaTGTAGTAAAATATGTCACAAGCTACCTCCTAAACGTCTTAAAGCTTTAATTAAAATCTGGAACATTTTTTACCAGGTGTAAGGCGAAGAGTTGCCACTGGGTGGCAGCAGTGGGTTAAATAAAATCAGACTAACCAAATTCAGCTTTGACATATTTTCAGGCTGCTGGCAGTCACGTTTTTAATAGACTTTAATGCTAAAGCTTTTCATTTCCTCTGTCTGCCTCTAGGTGGAAGAGCATCAAGAGACAGATGTTCAGAAATCTTCATGTGAAGAAGATGTTTCAGAAACAGACCTAACACAGGTGGGAACTCACTGCTTGTATGCTGTAAGGGTGCTGTATGAGGTTATAGTTGCTGTAAAGACATAACCTAAAATAGGTGTCTCCACAGATCGATGTCCAGTTAGTACAAACAGGAAGCACACCAGAAAATGTAGACCAAGAGGAAGAGCAGCATGTGAGTCAGAAAACAGATAAACAACAAACTGAAAGCAAACAATCAGAAACTCTAGAAGCTGAAGTGTCTCAGTCTTTTCAAACTGTGCCGCCATGTGCGGACCTACAGGCAGAGACCCAGCTGCTGACCACAGACGCAGAAAGAGGTGAACCTCAGCCTCTCTCcccacaaaaacaaagtttgtcaGGGGATGACTCCACACCAGCTCAGCCTGAGCCCACGCCCAAATGTTCCTCATCAGAAAAGCCAAAAGAGAAGCAGAAGGCCTCCCCGGTGCTGGAACAACCGTCGCGTCGAAGGACTCGCAGGCAGCTTGAGCTTGAACCGTACGGCAAAAAACTCAGGTCATCATCAACCCAAGCAGTGCAAACCACATCATCTCCCCAGCCCCTGAAAAAAACTAAGTCTGCTCTTCAAAAAGATACGACCACAGACCAGCCACTTCCCAAGAAAGCCAGAGGAAAAACTCTGAGAGCAGACGTTGAGAGTGACGAGGAGCAGAGTACACCCGCAGCCATATCTAAAACAATACAAGCAGGTATGTCATGACACAAAGAGTCGTTTTCATTCTTTTTACAACCCTTCTTTTTACACTTCTTATACTTTTTGTGGTTTTCAGATGAAACCGATCCAGTGCCTCAGaaaggagaaaagaagaaagagaagagaaagttGGGGATTCTCGAATTGGCAACGAAGGAGTTTGAAGATGACAGTGAGGTAGGATGCTGGTTTTGATACACTTTGTAAAATCACCACTCAGTGTCTCAGCATGCAACAGTTCCCACTCTTGATTCCCAGTTTGATTGGGAGTGCTGGTGTCTCCTGTTGGGCTTTATGGACCTGCGACctaaaaatgtaacattcaatattaatgttttttctagctttgttcatttttttttaacaaacagcaggtcttttgtcctgtctccctccacTCATCACCAatcggtcgcagcagatggctgttcCTCCTTGAGCCTTGTTCTGCCAGAGTTTTCTTGCtgtaaaaagggagtttttccttcccacagttgTCAAAATGCTTGAAAATAGGGATCCTCTGATTGTACCCTCTGATCCtatatattattgtagggtctttactatTACTTaatcaaattgaattgaaattgaatagGAGTTGTGACAATAGAAGCATTCCATTTGAAAATTTTAACAGATTGTAATTGTAGTAAAATACTTTTCTGTAAATAGTGGAATGTCAGAGAACCACAGATAGTTTTGATATAAAGCATGAAGCCATAGAAGAGAATTTCTAGATTCTTTGCTGGTTATTGACCCCCAAAGCGTCTGCTGCTTCTTTTACACACATGAAAGTTCCTGTTTTCATTAAACTGCACTCCCAACATCTGTTACACTCTGTTGTTTCTTGCTTTACATGTAGCTCGCCTTTGTACATGATTTAATTCAAGTATTTCATcattgtttttcagtgttttataatAATTCTGTGTTATATATGTTCTTTAACACAGTTACATTTGTATCTCATAGTCTGATGATCTCGAAGCTCCAGATCTCCAAAACCCTGCACAAACAGC from the Oreochromis aureus strain Israel breed Guangdong linkage group 5, ZZ_aureus, whole genome shotgun sequence genome contains:
- the LOC116313636 gene encoding telomeric repeat-binding factor 2-interacting protein 1 isoform X2; translation: MPSKREVVARPAFSPVLFMTVEGEPMNFFLRPGPIKRKLQPLISAGGGMLCNVQQPGAILLTDPEDRSVIPESTAHWYVSTQYIYDCAEKNEQLNLEDYRLNPEKVQRHSARLSNSKNSSPQVTGGRSAYTPEEDAAILNYVSKHKTGTGGNRLWQEMEKQHVTGHTWQSMKHRYKAQLAKKQTAAVEAEKPEGSKTAEEKTEVEEHQETDVQKSSCEEDVSETDLTQIDVQLVQTGSTPENVDQEEEQHSFQTVPPCADLQAETQLLTTDAERGEPQPLSPQKQSLSGDDSTPAQPEPTPKCSSSEKPKEKQKASPVLEQPSRRRTRRQLELEPYGKKLRSSSTQAVQTTSSPQPLKKTKSALQKDTTTDQPLPKKARGKTLRADVESDEEQSTPAAISKTIQADETDPVPQKGEKKKEKRKLGILELATKEFEDDSESDDLEAPDLQNPAQTAATSTSLHPPPADTTLDPGSKQSCTKPGPTETPLSNVEQAQATSNNCAAEKSCLPPAAEPVVSEAVGTTSKAHLFIFDSESQEDDPQSVIGERPAAPSEPQPTVNKDAAFSLTQDLLEEDKLRIRDLMNQTDKDLISVTKALLKTSGDVSAAKDLLLNPTSISGPFWNRCDDRLLLSAEPNGIQRLQEKYGEENVAKRIVFLEVEG
- the LOC116313636 gene encoding telomeric repeat-binding factor 2-interacting protein 1 isoform X1 codes for the protein MPSKREVVARPAFSPVLFMTVEGEPMNFFLRPGPIKRKLQPLISAGGGMLCNVQQPGAILLTDPEDRSVIPESTAHWYVSTQYIYDCAEKNEQLNLEDYRLNPEKVQRHSARLSNSKNSSPQVTGGRSAYTPEEDAAILNYVSKHKTGTGGNRLWQEMEKQHVTGHTWQSMKHRYKAQLAKKQTAAVEAEKPEGSKTAEEKTEVEEHQETDVQKSSCEEDVSETDLTQIDVQLVQTGSTPENVDQEEEQHVSQKTDKQQTESKQSETLEAEVSQSFQTVPPCADLQAETQLLTTDAERGEPQPLSPQKQSLSGDDSTPAQPEPTPKCSSSEKPKEKQKASPVLEQPSRRRTRRQLELEPYGKKLRSSSTQAVQTTSSPQPLKKTKSALQKDTTTDQPLPKKARGKTLRADVESDEEQSTPAAISKTIQADETDPVPQKGEKKKEKRKLGILELATKEFEDDSESDDLEAPDLQNPAQTAATSTSLHPPPADTTLDPGSKQSCTKPGPTETPLSNVEQAQATSNNCAAEKSCLPPAAEPVVSEAVGTTSKAHLFIFDSESQEDDPQSVIGERPAAPSEPQPTVNKDAAFSLTQDLLEEDKLRIRDLMNQTDKDLISVTKALLKTSGDVSAAKDLLLNPTSISGPFWNRCDDRLLLSAEPNGIQRLQEKYGEENVAKRIVFLEVEG
- the LOC116313636 gene encoding telomeric repeat-binding factor 2-interacting protein 1 isoform X3, which produces MPSKREVVARPAFSPVLFMTVEGEPMNFFLRPGPIKRKLQPLISAGGGMLCNVQQPGAILLTDPEDRSVIPESTAHWYVSTQYIYDCAEKNEQLNLEDYRLNPEKVQRHSARLSNSKNSSPQVTGGRSAYTPEEDAAILNYVSKHKTGTGGNRLWQEMEKQHVTGHTWQSMKHRYKAQLAKKQTAAVEAEKPEGSKTAEEKTEVEEHQETDVQKSSCEEDVSETDLTQIDVQLVQTGSTPENVDQEEEQHAETQLLTTDAERGEPQPLSPQKQSLSGDDSTPAQPEPTPKCSSSEKPKEKQKASPVLEQPSRRRTRRQLELEPYGKKLRSSSTQAVQTTSSPQPLKKTKSALQKDTTTDQPLPKKARGKTLRADVESDEEQSTPAAISKTIQADETDPVPQKGEKKKEKRKLGILELATKEFEDDSESDDLEAPDLQNPAQTAATSTSLHPPPADTTLDPGSKQSCTKPGPTETPLSNVEQAQATSNNCAAEKSCLPPAAEPVVSEAVGTTSKAHLFIFDSESQEDDPQSVIGERPAAPSEPQPTVNKDAAFSLTQDLLEEDKLRIRDLMNQTDKDLISVTKALLKTSGDVSAAKDLLLNPTSISGPFWNRCDDRLLLSAEPNGIQRLQEKYGEENVAKRIVFLEVEG